Proteins from a single region of Nocardioides anomalus:
- a CDS encoding zinc metalloprotease: MTSSSPRRALAASLVLGVSGALLSAVGPSAVAADPQSSSASTVAAKPHHGGKGHHKHKGKVTWDVTSVTAGTGAVVAAHGKVPGRKVKVKLQVKAGKKWISFGKTKSDKKGKFAISGALDWYGVHKVRVSTSGRKAFHKGTKVSVATPYAPRGNPADHAFTLSSQGQRYSFNPCKTIRYVVNADDVGPTGIALAQAGMEQMSMATGIDVKYVGTSHTIATADGRWPKLPKGQDFLISWATEAEVPEFVTTPAIGFGGPRLVYYGRDAHGKHVGLTTQAGIVLDTDAYFSGVYDQSYLGTKPAWGETILHEIGHAMGLAHFEATDEIMYPGAGRGVYPDGYFRGLYGAGDLAGLATNGLDQGCITKASRPRVSARMATPRMQY; the protein is encoded by the coding sequence GTGACCTCGTCCTCACCTCGCCGTGCACTCGCGGCCTCCCTCGTCCTCGGCGTCAGCGGCGCCCTCCTCTCCGCGGTCGGCCCCAGCGCCGTCGCGGCCGACCCGCAGAGCAGCAGCGCCAGCACCGTGGCGGCCAAGCCGCACCACGGCGGCAAGGGTCACCACAAGCACAAGGGCAAGGTGACGTGGGACGTCACCAGCGTCACGGCCGGCACCGGCGCGGTCGTCGCCGCACACGGCAAGGTCCCGGGCCGCAAGGTCAAGGTCAAGCTCCAGGTCAAGGCCGGCAAGAAGTGGATCAGCTTCGGCAAGACCAAGTCGGACAAGAAGGGGAAGTTCGCGATCTCCGGCGCCCTGGACTGGTACGGCGTGCACAAGGTGCGCGTCTCGACCTCGGGTCGCAAGGCCTTCCACAAGGGCACCAAAGTGAGCGTCGCGACGCCGTACGCCCCCCGGGGGAACCCGGCCGACCACGCCTTCACGCTGTCCTCGCAGGGCCAGCGCTACTCCTTCAACCCGTGCAAGACCATCCGCTACGTCGTCAACGCCGACGACGTCGGCCCGACCGGGATCGCGCTGGCGCAGGCCGGCATGGAGCAGATGTCGATGGCGACCGGCATCGACGTGAAGTACGTCGGGACCTCGCACACCATCGCCACCGCCGACGGCCGCTGGCCCAAGCTGCCCAAGGGCCAGGACTTCCTCATCTCGTGGGCGACCGAGGCCGAGGTGCCGGAGTTCGTGACCACGCCGGCGATCGGCTTCGGTGGACCGCGGCTGGTGTACTACGGCCGCGACGCCCACGGCAAGCACGTCGGGCTCACCACCCAGGCCGGGATCGTGCTCGACACCGACGCCTACTTCAGCGGCGTCTACGACCAGAGCTACCTCGGCACCAAGCCGGCCTGGGGCGAGACGATCCTGCACGAGATCGGGCACGCCATGGGGCTCGCGCACTTCGAGGCCACCGACGAGATCATGTACCCGGGCGCGGGCCGCGGGGTCTACCCCGACGGCTACTTCCGGGGCCTGTACGGCGCCGGCGACCTCGCCGGGCTGGCCACCAACGGTCTCGACCAGGGGTGCATCACCAAGGCGAGCCGGCCGCGGGTGTCCGCGCGGATGGCCACGCCGCGCATGCAGTACTGA
- a CDS encoding HpcH/HpaI aldolase/citrate lyase family protein: MPASNERALEKAKTIPCDALILDLEDAVAPDAKPAAREAACAAAASGEYGRRTVTIRVNGIGTEWHDADLEAAAQAGPAAVVVPKVGSADEVRTLVAKLEAAGAPDHTVLWAMVETPRAILGALAIATASERLGAFVMGTNDLVKELYAEHVPGRAPILPSLHTALLAGRAAGIAVLDGVHNDVKDTDGFLAECRQGRELGFDGKTLIHPGQVEGANAAFAPSEQAVEDARGLIQAFEDGQGSGVVTHNGRMVEQLHVDSARRTLAIHEAIAALG; the protein is encoded by the coding sequence ATGCCGGCCTCCAACGAGCGCGCGCTGGAGAAGGCCAAGACGATCCCCTGCGACGCGCTCATCCTCGACCTCGAGGACGCCGTCGCGCCCGACGCCAAGCCGGCCGCCCGCGAGGCGGCGTGCGCGGCCGCGGCGAGCGGCGAGTACGGCCGGCGCACCGTCACCATCCGCGTCAACGGCATCGGCACCGAGTGGCACGACGCCGACCTCGAGGCCGCGGCCCAGGCCGGCCCGGCGGCCGTCGTCGTCCCCAAGGTCGGCAGCGCCGACGAGGTCCGCACGCTCGTCGCGAAGCTGGAGGCGGCCGGCGCCCCCGACCACACCGTGCTCTGGGCCATGGTCGAGACGCCCCGCGCGATCCTCGGCGCGCTGGCCATCGCCACGGCCAGCGAGCGGTTGGGCGCCTTCGTGATGGGCACCAACGACCTGGTCAAGGAGCTGTACGCCGAGCACGTCCCCGGCCGCGCCCCGATCCTGCCCAGCCTGCACACCGCGCTCCTGGCCGGCCGGGCCGCGGGCATCGCGGTGCTGGACGGCGTCCACAACGACGTCAAGGACACCGACGGCTTCCTGGCCGAGTGCCGTCAGGGCCGCGAGCTGGGCTTCGACGGCAAGACGCTCATCCACCCGGGCCAGGTCGAGGGCGCCAACGCGGCGTTCGCCCCGAGCGAGCAGGCCGTCGAGGACGCCCGCGGCCTCATCCAGGCCTTCGAGGACGGTCAGGGCTCGGGCGTGGTCACCCACAACGGCCGGATGGTCGAGCAGCTGCACGTCGACTCCGCCCGCCGCACGCTCGCGATCCACGAGGCGATCGCGGCCCTCGGCTAG
- a CDS encoding HpcH/HpaI aldolase/citrate lyase family protein, whose translation MSGKSAKDFFRPLAVGAPQPLREIPARPSRAIHFFDPSNAKMAAKVPAMVGTVDVLLGNLEDAVKAENKEAARQGLVDIAKGTDFGPTQLWTRINALDSPWVLDDLTTLVTEIGDRLDVIMVPKVQGAEDIHYVDRLLAQLEAKAGLERPLLVHAILETARGVANVEEICGASPRMQGLSLGPADLAADRRMKTTRVGGGHPGYLVREDPPRVDGVANLEARRSTYQQDLWHYTIARMVDACAMHGIYPYYGPFGDIADVVACEDQFRNAFLLGCVGTWSLHPQQIAIAHRVFSPSAEDVAHARRVVAAMGDGTGAVMLDGKMEDDASLKQCLVMVELAEQLAAIDPELKAQYDAIEV comes from the coding sequence ATGAGCGGCAAGAGCGCCAAGGACTTCTTCCGTCCGCTGGCCGTCGGGGCTCCGCAGCCGCTGCGCGAGATCCCCGCGCGGCCGAGCCGGGCCATCCACTTCTTCGACCCGAGCAACGCCAAGATGGCGGCCAAGGTCCCGGCCATGGTCGGCACGGTCGACGTGCTGCTGGGCAACCTCGAGGACGCGGTCAAGGCCGAGAACAAGGAGGCCGCGCGCCAGGGCCTCGTCGACATCGCGAAGGGCACCGACTTCGGGCCCACCCAGCTGTGGACGCGGATCAACGCCCTCGACAGCCCGTGGGTCCTCGACGACCTGACCACGCTCGTCACCGAGATCGGCGACCGGCTCGACGTGATCATGGTGCCCAAGGTCCAGGGCGCCGAGGACATCCACTACGTCGACCGGCTGCTGGCCCAGCTCGAGGCCAAGGCGGGCCTGGAGCGGCCGCTGCTCGTGCACGCGATCCTCGAGACCGCGCGCGGCGTGGCCAACGTCGAGGAGATCTGCGGCGCCTCGCCGCGCATGCAGGGCCTCAGCCTCGGCCCGGCCGACCTGGCCGCGGACCGGCGGATGAAGACCACGCGGGTCGGCGGGGGTCACCCGGGCTACCTGGTGCGCGAGGACCCGCCGCGGGTGGACGGCGTGGCCAACCTCGAGGCCCGGCGCTCGACGTACCAGCAGGACCTCTGGCACTACACGATCGCGCGGATGGTCGACGCCTGCGCGATGCACGGGATCTACCCGTACTACGGGCCGTTCGGCGACATCGCGGACGTGGTGGCGTGCGAGGACCAGTTCCGCAACGCCTTCCTGCTCGGCTGCGTCGGCACCTGGTCGCTGCACCCCCAGCAGATCGCCATCGCCCACCGCGTCTTCAGCCCGAGCGCGGAGGACGTCGCGCACGCGCGGCGGGTGGTCGCGGCCATGGGCGACGGCACCGGTGCGGTGATGCTCGACGGCAAGATGGAGGACGACGCCTCCCTCAAGCAGTGCCTGGTGATGGTGGAGCTCGCCGAGCAGCTCGCGGCGATCGACCCCGAGCTCAAGGCCCAGTACGACGCGATCGAGGTCTGA
- a CDS encoding DnaJ family domain-containing protein yields the protein MAEPSEERTRPGTRPDGRAAARARMAQQHTWVDLQIRQAMDRGDFDDLPGAGKPLELDTSHDPNWWIKKLVERENVAVLPPSLQLRREDAELEDVLDKLLTEAEVRRHLEDFNARVIAARYRLPEGPPLVTMPRDVDAAVAAWGERREARRAEARARAREAQAAEQAAPKKKRGWFRRG from the coding sequence ATGGCCGAGCCCTCCGAGGAGCGCACCCGGCCCGGCACGCGACCGGACGGGCGGGCCGCCGCCCGTGCGCGCATGGCCCAGCAGCACACCTGGGTCGACCTGCAGATCCGCCAGGCGATGGACCGCGGCGACTTCGACGACCTGCCCGGCGCCGGCAAGCCGCTGGAGCTCGACACCAGCCACGACCCCAACTGGTGGATCAAGAAGCTCGTCGAGCGCGAGAACGTCGCCGTCCTCCCGCCCAGCCTGCAGCTGCGCAGGGAGGACGCCGAGCTCGAGGACGTCCTCGACAAGCTCCTCACCGAGGCCGAGGTCCGCCGCCACCTCGAGGACTTCAACGCCCGCGTGATCGCCGCCCGCTACCGCCTCCCCGAGGGCCCGCCGCTGGTCACCATGCCCCGCGACGTCGACGCCGCGGTCGCGGCCTGGGGCGAACGCCGCGAGGCCCGCCGCGCCGAGGCCCGGGCCCGGGCCCGCGAGGCGCAGGCCGCCGAGCAGGCGGCGCCGAAGAAGAAGCGGGGCTGGTTCCGCCGGGGCTGA
- a CDS encoding MFS transporter, with translation MSTREALRPVQGIAAIVGFLVCVELASGVLQGYYTPVYSDIADHLSIADADVNWFEAAQLVVSALVVPPLARLGDLVGHKKVLLLSTAVTAVGSWVLAVAPSFTTFLIGWAVQGAYVVWLPLEIAIIHRRTAGTGRQALLTRRAAAILVGALELAVIIGALTSGALVEATSMGVLLALPAVVVTVVLVVIWFGIEDDAGQATGGYDWGGLALVTAAIGLVMGGLICIRVQGPDSVLAWLLVLAGLVALVPFARYEAAQSEPMVDVRLLATPGQWPVQLTAFLFGMSVLGAQIPLSTFARTDPDTAGYGLGADASFVSTLIGVYVVFLAIGAFTLPLTSRALGPRGALVLGALLVALGYALWLPLHDSTGQALLNMAVAGVGSGALVAALPATAAAAAPPDRTGFATGMTNATKTVGGAIASSVFAICLASTGSIDDPTEGHAPLSGYLAVWAICAVAGLLAALALLLLPRRATGQPVTS, from the coding sequence GTGAGCACCCGGGAGGCGCTCAGGCCGGTCCAGGGGATCGCGGCGATCGTCGGGTTCCTGGTCTGCGTCGAGCTGGCCAGCGGGGTGCTGCAGGGCTACTACACGCCGGTCTACAGCGACATCGCGGACCACCTCTCGATCGCCGACGCCGACGTCAACTGGTTCGAGGCCGCGCAGCTGGTGGTCTCGGCGCTGGTCGTGCCGCCGCTGGCCCGCCTCGGGGACCTGGTCGGCCACAAGAAGGTGCTGCTGCTCTCGACGGCGGTGACGGCCGTCGGGTCGTGGGTGCTGGCCGTCGCGCCGAGCTTCACGACGTTCCTCATCGGTTGGGCCGTCCAGGGCGCGTACGTCGTGTGGCTGCCCCTGGAGATCGCGATCATCCACCGGCGCACGGCGGGCACCGGCCGCCAGGCGCTGCTCACCCGACGGGCGGCGGCGATCCTGGTCGGCGCACTCGAGCTCGCCGTCATCATCGGCGCGCTCACCTCCGGTGCGCTGGTCGAGGCCACGTCCATGGGCGTCCTGCTGGCCCTGCCCGCGGTCGTGGTCACCGTCGTGCTCGTCGTCATCTGGTTCGGCATCGAGGACGACGCGGGCCAGGCCACCGGCGGCTACGACTGGGGCGGGCTCGCGCTCGTCACCGCGGCCATCGGGCTGGTCATGGGCGGGCTGATCTGCATCCGCGTGCAGGGCCCGGACTCCGTGCTGGCCTGGCTGCTGGTGCTGGCCGGACTGGTCGCCCTGGTGCCGTTCGCCCGCTACGAGGCCGCGCAGTCCGAGCCGATGGTCGACGTGCGCCTGCTGGCCACGCCCGGGCAGTGGCCGGTCCAGCTCACGGCGTTCCTCTTCGGCATGTCCGTGCTCGGCGCGCAGATCCCGCTGTCGACGTTCGCTCGCACCGATCCCGACACCGCGGGCTACGGGCTCGGCGCCGACGCGTCGTTCGTCTCGACGCTGATCGGCGTGTACGTCGTCTTCCTCGCCATCGGCGCCTTCACCCTGCCACTCACCTCGCGCGCGCTCGGGCCGCGCGGCGCGCTGGTCCTGGGCGCGCTGCTCGTCGCGCTCGGCTACGCGCTGTGGCTGCCGCTGCACGACTCCACCGGCCAGGCCCTGCTCAACATGGCCGTGGCCGGCGTCGGCTCGGGCGCCCTCGTGGCCGCGCTGCCCGCCACCGCCGCGGCCGCCGCGCCCCCGGACCGCACCGGCTTCGCGACCGGCATGACCAACGCGACCAAGACCGTCGGCGGCGCGATCGCCTCCTCGGTCTTCGCCATCTGCCTGGCCTCGACCGGCTCCATCGACGACCCGACCGAGGGCCACGCGCCGCTGTCCGGCTACCTCGCGGTCTGGGCGATCTGCGCGGTCGCCGGCCTGCTCGCCGCGCTCGCCCTGCTGCTGCTCCCCCGTCGCGCGACCGGGCAACCGGTCACCAGTTGA
- a CDS encoding M20/M25/M40 family metallo-hydrolase: protein MTDAAPDLPRAVAKLQALVRIPTVSYREPDQVDTAAFEAFGAELERQFPLLHERLELTRVHTHGLLFHWRGASAARPVVLMAHLDVVPVEGPWQHDAFSGAVVDGQVWGRGTLDDKGALVAVCEAVETLLEQGFTPAQDVWLSFGCDEEVFGEASVRAVELLRERGVAPWFVVDEGGAIAHDAFTGVVRPIGVVGVTEKGIMSLHLTASGRGGHASTPARNGPTVRLARALVRLDRSPMATSLPGPTLELFRRLAPHAPLALRPLLGNAERLAPALRRALTALGPESAAMVRTTFAVTTLRGSPALNVIAGTATAGVNIRIMLGDTAASVVEHVRRVVADDQIDIEVVEAYEASPVSPYSTAGHRDEAFALLEETISEVFPDAVPAPYVMMAATDSRNFAEISERVYRFAPFRMTKAQREAIHSYDEHIGVADFLDGVRWYQRLLERLPA from the coding sequence ATGACGGACGCCGCCCCCGACCTCCCGCGCGCGGTGGCCAAGCTCCAGGCGCTGGTCCGGATCCCGACGGTCTCCTACCGTGAGCCCGACCAGGTGGACACCGCGGCCTTCGAGGCGTTCGGGGCCGAGCTCGAGCGGCAGTTCCCGCTGCTGCACGAGCGGCTGGAGCTGACCCGCGTGCACACGCACGGGCTGCTGTTCCACTGGCGCGGGGCGAGCGCGGCGAGGCCGGTGGTGCTGATGGCCCACCTGGACGTCGTACCGGTCGAGGGGCCGTGGCAGCACGACGCCTTCAGCGGCGCGGTGGTCGACGGGCAGGTCTGGGGCCGCGGCACGCTCGACGACAAGGGCGCGCTGGTCGCGGTGTGCGAGGCCGTGGAGACGCTGCTGGAGCAGGGGTTCACGCCGGCCCAGGACGTGTGGCTGAGCTTCGGCTGCGACGAGGAGGTCTTCGGCGAGGCGTCGGTGCGGGCGGTCGAGCTGCTGCGCGAGCGCGGGGTGGCGCCGTGGTTCGTGGTCGACGAGGGCGGGGCGATCGCGCACGACGCGTTCACGGGCGTGGTCAGGCCGATCGGCGTCGTCGGGGTGACCGAGAAGGGCATCATGTCGCTGCACCTGACCGCCTCCGGCCGCGGCGGGCACGCGTCCACGCCGGCGCGGAACGGCCCCACGGTGCGCCTCGCCCGGGCCCTGGTCCGGCTGGACCGGAGCCCGATGGCCACCAGCCTCCCGGGACCGACGCTGGAGCTCTTCCGCCGGCTGGCCCCCCACGCGCCGCTGGCCCTGCGCCCGCTGCTGGGGAACGCCGAGCGCCTGGCCCCGGCCCTCCGCCGGGCCCTCACCGCGCTGGGCCCGGAGAGCGCGGCCATGGTCCGCACGACCTTCGCGGTCACGACGCTCCGGGGGAGCCCGGCCCTCAACGTCATCGCCGGCACGGCGACCGCGGGCGTCAACATCCGGATCATGCTCGGCGACACCGCGGCCTCGGTGGTCGAGCACGTGCGCCGGGTCGTCGCCGACGACCAGATCGACATCGAGGTGGTCGAGGCCTACGAGGCGAGCCCGGTCTCGCCGTACTCCACCGCGGGCCACCGCGACGAGGCCTTCGCGCTGCTGGAGGAGACGATCAGCGAGGTCTTCCCGGACGCCGTACCTGCGCCGTACGTGATGATGGCGGCCACCGACTCGCGCAACTTCGCCGAGATCAGCGAGCGGGTCTACCGGTTCGCGCCGTTCCGGATGACCAAGGCGCAGCGCGAGGCGATCCACTCCTACGACGAGCACATCGGGGTGGCCGACTTCCTCGACGGGGTGCGGTGGTACCAGCGCCTGCTCGAGCGGCTGCCCGCGTGA
- a CDS encoding 3-hydroxybutyryl-CoA dehydrogenase, producing the protein MGEGAIKHIGVVGCGLMGSGIAEVSARTGHDVVVVESSEDAAKAGLHRLETSLQRAEQRGKLDGPASDVLDRIQVLTDLDALADRDVVVEAIVEDEAMKTDLFRRLDAVVESPEAILASNTSSIPIMKLGVVTSRPTQVIGVHFFNPVPVLQLVELVPSLITSDDTTARARAWVQDGLGKQAIDCQDRAGFVVNALLIPFILSAIRMYESGFASAEDIDRGLVLGAAHPQGPLALADLIGLDTTKAVAESLYEEFKEPLYAAPPLLQRMVDAGLLGRKTGRGFYTYDAR; encoded by the coding sequence ATGGGTGAGGGAGCGATCAAGCACATCGGCGTCGTCGGCTGCGGCCTCATGGGCTCGGGCATCGCCGAGGTGAGCGCGCGCACCGGGCACGACGTGGTCGTGGTCGAGTCGAGCGAGGACGCCGCCAAGGCCGGGCTGCACCGGCTGGAGACCTCGCTGCAGCGCGCCGAGCAGCGCGGCAAGCTCGACGGTCCGGCCAGCGACGTGCTCGACCGCATCCAGGTCCTCACCGACCTCGACGCCCTGGCCGACCGCGACGTCGTGGTCGAGGCCATCGTCGAGGACGAGGCCATGAAGACCGACCTGTTCCGCCGCCTGGACGCGGTCGTGGAGTCCCCCGAGGCGATCCTGGCCTCCAACACCTCCTCGATCCCGATCATGAAGCTCGGCGTGGTCACCAGCCGCCCGACCCAGGTCATCGGCGTGCACTTCTTCAACCCGGTGCCGGTCCTGCAGCTGGTCGAGCTGGTCCCCTCGCTGATCACCAGCGACGACACCACCGCCCGCGCCCGCGCCTGGGTCCAGGACGGCCTCGGCAAGCAGGCCATCGACTGCCAGGACCGCGCCGGCTTCGTGGTCAACGCCCTGCTGATCCCGTTCATCCTGAGCGCGATCCGGATGTACGAGTCCGGCTTCGCCTCGGCCGAGGACATCGACCGCGGCCTGGTCCTGGGCGCCGCCCACCCGCAGGGCCCGCTGGCCCTCGCCGACCTCATCGGGCTCGACACCACCAAGGCCGTGGCCGAGTCGCTCTACGAGGAGTTCAAGGAGCCGCTGTACGCCGCCCCGCCGCTCCTGCAGCGCATGGTCGACGCCGGCCTGCTCGGCCGCAAGACCGGCCGCGGCTTCTACACCTACGACGCCCGGTAG
- a CDS encoding nitroreductase family protein, producing MEFQDVVRRRRMVRDYSTDPVDPAVVDRALENAVRAPSAGFSQGWAFLVLDTADDVRRFWAATADDVDHPDAWLAGMMRAPVVVVPCSSKRTYLERYAQDDKGWADQDEARWPVPFWHMDAAMASLLILQTATDAGLGSAFIGIPPDREPAVRREFGIPDDHDPVGVVTIGHRADGERPSGSPRTRARRPLGDLVHRGRWNAES from the coding sequence ATGGAGTTCCAGGACGTCGTCCGCAGGCGGCGGATGGTGCGCGACTACAGCACCGACCCCGTCGACCCCGCGGTGGTCGACCGCGCGCTCGAGAACGCCGTCCGCGCACCGAGCGCCGGCTTCAGCCAGGGCTGGGCCTTCCTCGTGCTGGACACCGCGGACGACGTGCGCCGGTTCTGGGCCGCCACCGCCGACGACGTCGACCACCCGGACGCGTGGCTGGCCGGGATGATGCGGGCGCCGGTCGTGGTGGTGCCGTGCTCGAGCAAGCGGACCTACCTCGAGCGCTACGCCCAGGACGACAAGGGCTGGGCCGACCAGGACGAGGCGCGGTGGCCGGTGCCGTTCTGGCACATGGACGCCGCGATGGCCAGCCTGCTCATCCTCCAGACCGCGACCGACGCCGGGCTGGGCAGCGCCTTCATCGGCATCCCGCCGGACCGGGAGCCCGCCGTACGCCGGGAGTTCGGCATCCCCGACGACCACGACCCGGTCGGCGTGGTGACCATCGGGCACCGCGCCGACGGTGAGCGGCCGTCCGGCTCGCCTCGCACCCGCGCCCGTCGCCCGCTGGGCGACCTGGTGCACCGCGGCCGGTGGAACGCCGAGTCCTAG
- a CDS encoding allantoate amidohydrolase codes for MVDDFERMWSDLAPVGRSASSGGYFRQPFASAERELAAWFVEQAEARGLRLESDATGNVVAWWDAGAGAGVLTGSHLDSVLDGGAYDGPLGVVSALAAVDALRARGFAPQRPLGVSVFVEEEGSRFGLACLGSRLASGALTWSAAAGLRDRDGVALADVVEGGGPALLEGVGAFVELHVEQGRDLVDRDAPVGVASEIWPHGRYRFDFAGEANHAGTTRMADRRDPMLTYAMTALAANKQARLADQRATFGRLEVTPNGTNAVPSHVTAWLDARCSSEAALASLVDAVTRQAAERAGRDGTTLTVTPESVSGAVAFGLDLGLDVPVIPTAAGHDAGILAAAGIPTAMLFVRNPSGVSHSPAETAEPADCLAGVEALADVLERLAS; via the coding sequence GTGGTCGACGACTTCGAGCGGATGTGGTCGGACCTGGCGCCGGTCGGACGGTCCGCGTCGTCGGGTGGCTACTTCCGACAGCCGTTCGCGAGTGCCGAGCGCGAGCTGGCCGCGTGGTTCGTCGAGCAGGCCGAGGCGCGCGGGCTGCGGCTGGAGTCCGACGCCACGGGCAACGTCGTGGCGTGGTGGGACGCCGGCGCCGGTGCGGGTGTGCTGACCGGCTCGCACCTGGACTCGGTCCTCGACGGCGGTGCGTACGACGGCCCGCTCGGCGTGGTCTCGGCCCTCGCCGCGGTCGACGCGCTGCGGGCGCGTGGCTTCGCGCCCCAGCGGCCGCTGGGCGTCTCGGTGTTCGTCGAGGAGGAGGGCTCGCGCTTCGGGCTGGCCTGCCTCGGCTCCCGCCTGGCCTCCGGCGCGCTCACGTGGTCGGCGGCCGCCGGGCTGCGCGACCGGGACGGCGTCGCGCTGGCCGACGTGGTCGAAGGCGGCGGCCCGGCCCTGCTCGAGGGGGTGGGCGCCTTCGTCGAGCTGCACGTCGAGCAGGGCCGCGACCTCGTGGACCGAGACGCACCCGTCGGGGTGGCCTCGGAGATCTGGCCGCACGGGCGCTACCGCTTCGACTTCGCCGGCGAGGCCAACCACGCCGGCACCACGCGGATGGCCGACCGCCGCGACCCGATGCTCACCTACGCCATGACCGCGCTGGCCGCCAACAAGCAGGCGCGGCTGGCCGACCAGCGCGCGACGTTCGGCCGGCTCGAGGTCACCCCCAACGGCACCAACGCCGTGCCCTCCCACGTGACCGCCTGGCTCGACGCCCGCTGCTCGTCCGAGGCCGCGCTGGCCTCGCTCGTGGACGCCGTCACCCGCCAGGCCGCTGAGCGCGCCGGCCGGGACGGCACGACGCTGACGGTCACGCCGGAGTCGGTGAGCGGCGCGGTGGCGTTCGGCCTCGACCTGGGGCTCGACGTCCCGGTGATCCCCACCGCCGCGGGCCACGACGCCGGCATCCTCGCGGCCGCTGGCATCCCGACCGCGATGCTCTTCGTCCGCAACCCGAGCGGCGTCTCGCACTCCCCGGCCGAGACCGCGGAGCCGGCCGACTGCCTGGCCGGGGTCGAGGCGCTGGCCGACGTGCTGGAACGGCTGGCCTCGTGA
- a CDS encoding formimidoylglutamate deiminase produces the protein MTAYLCERAWVDGVVHDDVLVEVDASHITRVTLGVRNSRPGGPVSYSKREFHRPAGETHARPGLTIPGLVNDHSHAFHRALRGRTQRGRGTFWTWREQMYAVAGRLEPDTYRALATRVFREMLAAGYTSVTEFHYLHHQQDGTPYPEPNAMREALEQAAQEVGIRLTLLDTCYLSSGFGAPVEGVQVRYSDGTVERWAERAGAGPAAIHSVRAVPREALPAFRGRDPLHVHLSEQPAENEACLAAYGVTPTRLLHEADLLGPTTTVVHATHLTDDDIELLGTTGTNVCITPTTERDLADGIGPARRLAEAGCRLTIGSDSHAVVDPFEELRGLEMDERLATRERGHWSAAELLDIGARGARIAVGEPADLVTLDTRSPRTSDTGADEHTAVFAATGADVTHVVVGGREVDLTWPS, from the coding sequence GTGACGGCGTACCTCTGCGAGCGGGCCTGGGTCGACGGCGTCGTCCACGACGACGTGCTGGTCGAGGTCGATGCCTCACACATCACTCGCGTCACGCTGGGAGTACGAAACTCACGTCCGGGGGGTCCAGTTTCGTACTCCAAGCGTGAGTTTCACCGGCCGGCCGGTGAAACTCATGCGCGGCCGGGCCTGACCATCCCGGGGCTGGTCAACGACCACAGCCACGCGTTCCACCGGGCCCTGCGGGGCCGGACCCAGCGCGGCCGCGGCACGTTCTGGACCTGGCGCGAGCAGATGTACGCCGTCGCGGGCCGCCTCGAGCCCGACACCTACCGCGCGCTGGCCACGAGGGTCTTCCGCGAGATGCTCGCGGCGGGCTACACCAGCGTGACCGAGTTCCACTACCTGCACCACCAGCAGGACGGCACGCCCTACCCGGAGCCCAACGCCATGCGCGAGGCCCTCGAGCAGGCCGCGCAGGAGGTCGGCATCCGGCTGACCCTGCTCGACACCTGCTACCTCAGCAGCGGCTTCGGGGCGCCGGTCGAGGGCGTCCAGGTCCGCTACAGCGACGGCACGGTCGAGCGCTGGGCCGAGCGCGCCGGCGCCGGACCGGCCGCGATCCACTCGGTCCGTGCGGTGCCGCGCGAGGCGCTGCCGGCCTTCCGCGGGCGGGACCCGCTGCACGTCCACCTCTCCGAGCAGCCGGCCGAGAACGAGGCCTGCCTCGCGGCGTACGGCGTGACGCCGACCCGGCTGCTGCACGAGGCCGACCTGCTGGGCCCGACCACGACCGTCGTGCACGCGACCCACCTGACCGACGACGACATCGAGCTGCTGGGCACGACCGGGACCAACGTCTGCATCACGCCCACCACCGAGCGCGACCTGGCCGACGGCATCGGCCCGGCCCGGCGTCTGGCCGAGGCGGGGTGCCGGCTCACGATCGGCAGCGACAGCCACGCGGTCGTCGACCCGTTCGAGGAGCTGCGCGGGCTGGAGATGGACGAGCGGCTGGCCACCCGCGAGCGCGGGCACTGGAGCGCGGCCGAGCTGCTCGACATCGGCGCGCGCGGCGCCCGGATCGCGGTGGGGGAGCCGGCCGACCTGGTCACCCTCGACACCCGCTCGCCGCGGACCAGCGACACGGGCGCGGACGAGCACACCGCGGTCTTCGCCGCGACCGGGGCCGACGTCACCCACGTGGTGGTCGGCGGCAGGGAGGTGGACCTCACGTGGCCGTCCTGA